Proteins from a genomic interval of Candidatus Woesearchaeota archaeon:
- a CDS encoding divergent PAP2 family protein, whose translation MQYLMKNKIFLAVILAAIISQLIKIVLNSVKYKKSISLADLIVTGGMPSTHSALVSSLFAIMLLETGLSPLTVVSIVLFIVVITDSMGVRRTAGEEAEALNKIIKTEKLKMQLLSYSAGHKPIQVLAGIAIGFFFAVLIYLA comes from the coding sequence ATGCAATATTTAATGAAAAACAAGATATTTCTTGCAGTTATTCTTGCAGCAATAATATCACAGCTCATCAAGATAGTCCTCAATTCTGTAAAATATAAGAAAAGCATCTCTTTAGCGGATTTAATCGTGACAGGAGGCATGCCCTCAACCCACTCCGCTTTGGTAAGCTCCTTATTTGCAATAATGCTTTTAGAAACAGGCTTAAGCCCCCTGACTGTCGTCTCAATAGTTTTGTTTATTGTAGTCATAACTGATTCTATGGGGGTAAGAAGAACTGCCGGGGAGGAAGCAGAAGCCCTTAATAAGATAATCAAAACAGAAAAACTCAAAATGCAGCTGCTTAGTTATTCCGCAGGCCACAAGCCGATACAGGTGCTGGCAGGAATAGCTATTGGATTTTTTTTTGCTGTCCTGATTTACTTGGCATGA
- a CDS encoding branched-chain amino acid transaminase, translating to MNETKYIWMDGKFIDWKDAKIHVLTHTLHYGMGVFEGIRFYETDKGAAVFRLKEHTKRLFNGAKKTFMDVQFSEEEINNAVVETIVKNGVKAGYIRPIFFYGYGKMGLDPHGAPVNCSIAVWPWGAYLGEDAVKVKTSKFIRIHPKTTYSECKICGHYVNSIFASCEAKEKGYNEALLLDYKGNVAEGPGENLFIVNDGKLITPKLGNILEGITRKSIIQIAKDIGLGVEEKDIALEDIYNADEAFFTGTAAEVTAICSLDDKDIGRQCPGQITTKLKELFLEIAHGKNKKYENWLTYVHAK from the coding sequence ATGAACGAAACAAAATATATCTGGATGGATGGCAAATTCATTGACTGGAAGGATGCGAAGATACATGTCCTTACACATACGCTTCATTACGGAATGGGTGTCTTTGAAGGCATAAGATTTTATGAAACCGATAAAGGTGCGGCGGTTTTCAGGCTAAAAGAGCATACAAAAAGATTATTTAACGGAGCTAAAAAAACTTTTATGGATGTCCAATTCAGTGAAGAGGAAATAAACAATGCTGTTGTGGAGACAATAGTAAAGAATGGTGTTAAGGCTGGCTATATAAGGCCCATATTCTTTTATGGATACGGAAAGATGGGGCTTGATCCGCATGGTGCGCCTGTCAACTGCTCAATTGCGGTGTGGCCATGGGGCGCTTACCTTGGAGAGGACGCTGTAAAGGTCAAGACATCTAAATTTATCAGGATACACCCCAAGACTACATATTCGGAATGCAAGATTTGCGGGCACTATGTAAATTCAATATTTGCAAGCTGCGAGGCAAAAGAAAAGGGGTATAATGAGGCACTGCTTTTGGATTATAAGGGAAATGTTGCAGAGGGACCCGGTGAAAACCTATTTATTGTCAATGATGGAAAGCTAATAACGCCCAAACTGGGAAATATACTGGAAGGCATAACAAGAAAAAGCATCATACAGATAGCAAAGGATATAGGATTAGGTGTTGAGGAAAAGGACATTGCCCTGGAAGATATATATAATGCGGACGAAGCTTTTTTTACGGGAACGGCAGCTGAAGTCACGGCAATATGCTCCCTGGATGACAAAGATATCGGTAGACAATGCCCCGGGCAGATAACTACAAAACTAAAGGAATTGTTTTTAGAGATTGCCCATGGGAAGAATAAAAAATACGAAAATTGGCTCACTTATGTTCATGCCAAGTAA